A window from Hemicordylus capensis ecotype Gifberg chromosome 2, rHemCap1.1.pri, whole genome shotgun sequence encodes these proteins:
- the LOC128345011 gene encoding IQ domain-containing protein F2-like isoform X2 — protein sequence MLPCCRRRERRSRTSIEKPIETETTETDYQREKRECKAAVTIQKWWRGELVRRTLLQAAIYVRVIQKWWSCVVWRLRKEKRLRALVKYTWPTKACVLMQSVIRMWLLRIQYRKIHKAVLIIQKHWRHYCFWKDSSLCAGINASDDGIDLNIEIVVE from the exons CCTTGTTGTCGGAGGAGAGAACGAAGATCAAGAACATCAATAGAAAAACCAATAgaaacagaaacaacagaaacagaTTACCAACGTGAGAAGAGAGAATGTAAG GCTGCTGTCACTATCCAGAAATGGTGGCGTGGTGAGCTGGTCCGCCGTACTCTGCTACAAGCCGCCATCTATGTGCGGGTGATCCAGAAATGGTGGTCCTGTGTTGTTTGGCGGCTACGGAAGGAGAAAAGATTAAGGgcattggtgaagtacacttggcCTACAAAAGCTTGCGTCCTGATGCAGTCAGTGATTAGGATGTGGCTTTTGAGAATTCAGTATAGGAAGATTCACAAGGCAGTCCTGATCATCCAGAAACACTGGAGGCACTACTGCTTCTGGAAAGACTCCAGCCTCTGTGCTGGTATCAATGCGAGTGATGATGGTATAGACTTGAACATTGAGATTGTCGTTGAGTAG